In Nymphaea colorata isolate Beijing-Zhang1983 chromosome 3, ASM883128v2, whole genome shotgun sequence, a genomic segment contains:
- the LOC116250226 gene encoding serine/threonine-protein kinase 1 isoform X2 has protein sequence MYSTVVIHSDDEEEAGVSDRQDDADLYATVVRRDDVENDDSYLPPLLQRLPKDFDAAVDDDGEDDEEIGGSGTVVIRRNRTPRKSYLRERNWGVSRKADQEEDPYSTFVVKSNENSPRDSFLGTMIRRTGGGGSGLPFAMVSGWRQEEGAAQGGFLQQRKDAFGVDEGTRKSVRKGSVSSVPDSVVVREDPSTKYELLNELGKGSYGAVYKARDLKTSELVAIKVISLSEGEEGYEEIRGEIEMLQQCNHPNVVRYLGSYQGEEYLWIVMEYCGGGSIADLMNITEEPLDEQQIAYICREALKGLSYLHSIFKVHRDIKGGNILLTEQGEVKLGDFGVAAQLTRTMSKRNTFIGTPHWMAPEVIQESRYDGKVDVWALGVSAIEMAEGLPPRSTVHPMRVLFMISIEPAPMLEDKEKWSLVFHDFVAKCLTKEPRARPTAIEMLKHKFIEKCKWGAYIMLPKIERAKQIKAAIAAQAPAVVSESSAVNEDYGDTVPSRPNRVLGEEGQDAVNVEDKLGQRSTTAVEEDTGGDFGTFIVHTSETLRVTDMGAPTSTTNLATSSVKDSKIASSDVNGEESTEIMKEKAKETLELEVAADRKTLQDIAASEQSLQPDVSSHMLLGGGGTFKSSGHQGFALQDKLWSIYSAGNTIPVPFLKATDISPLALVSNHISSSESRAGSNFALEAIQELYNGESQSKKGRRSQNNEIPLPTSVSQRLAASSTLRNLAQALAYHKMCYEEMPLQGLQAAQEQQTIQNLSDTLRTILRL, from the exons ATGTACTCGACCGTCGTGATCCACTCCGACGATGAAGAGGAAGCCGGAGTGAGCGATCGGCAGGACGATGCCGACTTGTACGCCACCGTCGTTCGGAGGGACGACGTCGAGAACGACGATTCCTACCTCCCTCCCCTCCTCCAACGCCTCCCGAAGGACTTCGACGCAGCTGTCGACGACGACGGCGAGGACGACGAAGAGATCGGCGGTTCGGGGACAGTCGTCATTCGCCGGAACCGTACGCCTCGGAAATCCTATCTCAGGGAGAGGAATTGGGGGGTTTCGAGGAAGGCCGACCAGGAGGAGGATCCCTACTCGACGTTTGTGGTGAAGTCAAACGAGAACAGCCCTCGCGATTCTTTTCTTGGGACAATGATCCGCCGGACTGGCGGTGGTGGAAGCGGGCTCCCGTTTGCGATGGTCAGTGGCTGGCGGCAGGAGGAGGGAGCTGCGCAGGGAGGGTTTCTGCAGCAGAGGAAGGACGCTTTTGGCGTCGATGAGGGTACGAGGAAGTCGGTGAGAAAGGGTTCAGTGAGCTCGGTTCCGGATAGCGTCGTCGTCAGGGAGGATCCTTCAACGAAGTATGAGTTGCTCAATGAGCTCG GGAAGGGCTCATATGGGGCTGTTTATAAAGCTAGAGATTTGAAGACGTCAGAGTTAGTTGCAATTAAAGTTATATCCCTAAGTGAAGGG GAAGAAGGTTATGAAGAAATCCGTGGTGAAATCGAAATGCTGCAGCAGTGTAATCATCCAAATGTTGTCCGATATCTTGGAAGCTACCAAGGAGAAGAATATCTTTGG ATAGTAATGGAGTATTGTGGTGGTGGAAGTATTGCTGATTTAATGAATATTACAGAAGAACCTTTGGACGAACAGCAGATTGCCTACATCTGTAGGGAAGCCCTGAAG GGATTATCATATTTGCACTCGATTTTTAAGGTTCATAGAGATATAAAAGGTGGCAATATCTTGCTGACAGAACAAGGAGAGGTAAAATTAG GGGATTTTGGTGTTGCTGCGCAGCTTACAAGGACTATGTCAAAACGCAACACG TTTATTGGTACTCCTCATTGGATGGCTCCTGAGGTTATTCAAGAAAGCCGTTATGATGGAAAG GTTGATGTTTGGGCCCTTGGTGTATCTGCAATTGAAATGGCTgag GGGCTTCCACCAAGATCCACTGTGCATCCAATGAGA GTACTGTTTATGATATCAATTGAACCTGCTCCTATGCTTGAGGACAAAGAAAAATG GTCTTTAGTCTTTCATGATTTTGTAGCAAAGTGCCTTACTAAGGAGCCTCGTGCACGTCCTACCGCAATAGAGATGCTAAAG CACAAGTtcattgaaaaatgtaaatGGGGAGCCTATATAATGTTACCCAAAATCGAAAGAGCTAAGCAGATCAAAGCTGCAATTGCTGCCCAAGCACCTGCAGTTGTTTCAGAATCTTCAGCTGTCAATGAAGATTATGGTGATACCGTACCATCCAGGCCCAACAGAGTTCTGGGTGAAGAGGGACAAGATGCAGTCAATGTTGAGGATAAGCTTGGACAGAGAAGTACAACTGCTGTTGAGGAAGATACAGGAG GTGATTTTGGGACCTTCATAGTCCATACATCAGAAACTTTACGTGTCACAGATATGGGTGCACCAACTTCCACTACCAATCTGGCAACTTCCTCTGTCAAAGATTCCAAAATCGCTTCTTCAGATGTGAATGGAGAGGAGTCAACAGAAATTAT GAAAGAGAAGGCAAAAGAGACACTGGAATTGGAGGTGGCAGCCGACAGGAAAACCTTACAAGATATTGCTGCTTCAGAGCAAAGCCTGCAGCCAGATGTCTCTTCTCATATGCTGCTCGGTGGTGGTGGTACATTCAAGTCCTCAGGCCACCAAGGTTTTGCTTTGCAGGATAAG TTATGGTCCATCTATTCAGCTGGCAATACCATTCCTGTGCCATTTTTAAAAGCAACAGACATATCCCCACTTGCTTTGGTGTCAAACCATATAAGTAGTAGTGAATCTAGAGCTGGTAGTAATTTTGCACTGGAGGCTATTCAAGAGCTTTACAATGGTGAGAGTCAATCGAAAAAGGGCAGGAGGTCACAAAATAACGAG attcCTCTTCCAACAAGTGTGTCTCAAAGACTGGCAGCTAGTTCAACTCTTCGTAACCTCGCACAGGCCTTGGCCTACCATAAAAT GTGCTACGAGGAAATGCCGCTTCAAGGGCTGCAAGCTGCACAGGAGCAGCAAACCATTCAGAACCTTAGCGATACGCTTAGAACTATTTTGCGCTTGTAA
- the LOC116249889 gene encoding uncharacterized protein LOC116249889 isoform X2: MDAEVMVPPLPSISATPTMDFYGLNIPPKWVSQETIQCIAREAAGRILVAERKAVRCQQDLAATKEEAVKMLVRMKQMMDSKIAEAEKESLVQSRQIKELEYQLMEAEDIILSLRTELSELLGKFDRRKGGLATSDEHIPKESAPVLEDAYNQKKFSSASPHPEPLKCTDEGTDANARITSGLQHGNNSRLCSAENRASMKNFDVQNPDLASIIMRHKETESCRNGCTQRIRAFENSLLSEHWPNPGGHTHRSSFLKNVCNVANAIEQPSAIPSAMAKQENKMTKSGGLTWPKQMIDVGGRTDARYSDMVFSTSFSRSKKNACQQSKFDNRNLPDQLLVSGPDTTKPFPQTMASVTSNTSRPGENNLREAVEKSDNDDSKHDLQPTYAESGKESPRECEENMVLSCNTKCSAGSTNADEFIQSDILNVSARNSDSECPVKEVNIHGHASGCPPVGSHGSGPGDGASILGSDMDNVKENVKCEDDSEACTLPSTKVIRSGGQGQESVNDMNPIKHDSGVSNGLGANPVEQSITGSELLLQNSDMEETHCKSVATPLRTVNDKFLKYTFHRKRKREVISNKTEEVVVEKKPCSKKRSARRRRILHKLPDFGQVMESSRDSRRLMQVARQLISLSEMHR, encoded by the exons ATGGATGCCGAG GTGATGGTTCCTCCGCTACCAAGCATTTCTGCGACACCAACTATGGATTTCTACGGTCTGAACATTCCTCCCAAATGGGTTTCTCAGGAGACCATACAGTGCATCGCCAGAGAAGCGGCGGGGAGGATTCTCGTTGCCGAGCGCAAGGCGGTTCGATGTCAACAGGACTTGGCTGCTACGAAGGAGGAGGCAGTGAAGATGCTCGTTCGGATGAAGCAGATGATGGATTCCAAG ATAGCTGAAGCGGAAAAGGAGTCATTAGTTCAGAGCAGACAGATTAAAGAGCTTGAGTATCAACTCATGGAAGCTGAAGACATAATCCTAAGCCTTAGAACTGAATTATCAGAACTTTTAGGAAAGTTTGACAGGAGGAAAGGTGGATTGGCGACATCAGATGAGCATATTCCAAAAGAAAGTGCTCCTGTCCTTGAAGATGCATATAATCAGAAGAAGTTTAGTTCTGCTTCTCCTCACCCTGAACCGCTTAAATGCACTGATGAGGGTACGGACGCTAATGCTAGAATTACAAGTGGTCTCCAACATGGAAACAACTCAAGATTATGCAGTGCAGAAAATAGGGCATCCATGAAAAATTTCGATGTACAGAATCCAGACTTAGCCTCAATAATTATGAGGCACAAAGAAACAGAATCATGTAGGAATGGGTGCACTCAACGAATTCGTGCATTTGAGAATAGCTTGCTTTCTGAACATTGGCCTAATCCTGGAGGACATACTCATCGGTCCTCCTTTCTGAAGAATGTTTGTAATGTTGCCAATGCCATCGAACAGCCTTCTGCTATTCCATCTGCTATGGCTAAACAGGAGAACAAAATGACAAAGAGTGGCGGTTTAACATGGCCAAAACAAATGATTGATGTTGGTGGAAGGACCGACGCTAGATATTCAGACATGGTTTTCTCTACATCCTTCTCAAGGAGTAAAAAAAATGCCTGTCAGCAGAGCAAGTTTGATAACAGGAATCTGCCAGATCAGCTCTTGGTTTCTGGTCCTGACACAACTAAACCTTTTCCTCAAACTATGGCAAGTGTGACATCTAATACATCCAGGCCAGGTGAGAATAATTTGAGAGAGGCTGTAGAAAAGTCTGATAATGATGACTCCAAACATGATTTGCAGCCAACGTATGCTGAAAGTGGTAAAGAATCTCCTAGAGAATGTGAAGAGAACATGGTTCTATCATGCAATACTAAGTGCAGTGCAGGTAGTACCAATGCGGATGAGTTTATCCAGTCTGACATTCTGAATGTATCTGCTAGGAATTCTGATTCTGAGTGTCCTGTCAAGGAGGTTAACATCCATGGCCATGCTTCTGGATGTCCTCCTGTTGGTTCTCATGGTTCTGGACCTGGTGATGGTGCCTCAATCTTGGGTTCAGACATGGATAACGTAAAAGAGAATGTTAAATGTGAAGATGATAGTGAAGCATGCACATTGCCTTCAACTAAAGTTATTCGTAGTGGTGGTCAGGGACAAGAAAGTGTTAATGATATGAACCCCATCAAACACGATTCTGGTGTTTCAAATGGTCTGGGAGCTAATCCTGTGGAACAAAGTATCACAGGATCTGAGTTATTGTTGCAAAATTCTGATATGGAAGAGACACATTGTAAATCTGTTGCGACTCCTCTTCGAACTGTAAATGATAAGTTTCTGAAATACACATTTCATAGGAAACGTAAAAGGGAAGTCATTTCCAACAAGACCGAGGAGGTTGTAGTGGAGAAGAAGCCATGCTCAAAGAAGAGGTCAGCTAGAAGACGCCGCATCTTGCATAAACTGCCTGACTTTGGTCAAGTAATGGAGTCATCTAGGGACAGCAGGCGATTAATGCAGGTCGCTCGTCAG CTCATTTCTCTGTCTGAAATGCATCGGTGA
- the LOC116250354 gene encoding FBD-associated F-box protein At4g10400-like — protein MKGTTGYRRINELPDEILLHMLCFLPIKDAVRTSILSKRWMNLWMGIPSLVFDEKDFPLRRRSRLPLDGTDLFTVVDRFMMNHHKFIRSLCLLLTLRKNSERILLSSWIRHAIAVNQVEELSLQISYSDHRNELYELPLHSCDCRSIHHLKLRGSYFCSRLGSEVLLSSLQSLSLFDVHSNVAHFSNMLRASPLLEKLIICGCSAHADYVQISSKSLRTLSVKNFKFAKLEIIAPSLQTFECDCYPEHDEKCCLNVLFGDIHSIRILDACTCICDVLGKQRNGVTEHPIFHELEEIIVRPCSWKLQVEYLLSLLRSSPFLRSLCIEGEFSKNKLVSFTFCIEFVAICQVLKLDLVTELNLAGTDLSCLLYSYNDAPHVYAGHVLPCLRDLDIDCLHGNEWERKFVKHIIEGAPSLQYVRIWIDSEETLTTGLLNDFLYLQQIYPHLNITFLRE, from the exons ATGAAGGGCACCACAGGGTACCGCAGAATCAATGAACTGCCCGATGAGATTCTGCTGCACATGCTCTGTTTTCTCCCCATTAAAGATGCAGTAAGGACCAGTATCCTGTCCAAAAGATGGATGAATCTGTGGATGGGCATCCCCTCCCTGGTATTCGACGAGAAGGACTTCCCTTTGAGGCGGAGGTCGAGATTGCCGCTAGATGGAACAGATCTCTTCACGGTTGTGGACCGGTTCATGATGAACCATCACAAGTTCATCCGCAGCCTGTGCTTGCTCTTGACTTTgagaaaaaattcagaaaggATACTCCTCAGCAGTTGGATCCGTCATGCCATTGCAGTGAACCAAGTGGAGGAGCTCAGCCTCCAGATTTCTTACAGTGACCACCGTAATGAATTATATGAATTGCCTCTTCATTCATGCGACTGCAGGTCCATACATCACTTGAAGTTGCGTGGCTCCTATTTTTGTTCTCGACTGGGCAGTGAGGTACTCCTTAGCTCTCTTCAGAGCCTAAGCTTGTTTGATGTCCATTCCAATGTAGCCCACTTCTCCAACATGCTTCGTGCTTCCCCGCTGCTTGAGAAGTTGATCATCTGCGGCTGTTCAGCACATGCAGATTATGTGCAGATATCTTCAAAAAGTCTGCGGACCTTGAgcgttaaaaattttaaatttgcaaaGCTAGAGATTATTGCACCGTCTCTGCAAACCTTTGAGTGCGATTGTTATCCGGAACATGATGAGAAGTGTTGCTTAAACGTGCTCTTTGGAGACATCCACAGCATAAGGATTCTCGACGCTTGCACATGCATTTGTGAT GTTCTTGGTAAGCAGAGGAATGGTGTAACTGAACATCCCATCTTCCATGAACTAGAAGAGATTATTGTACGCCCATGCTCATGGAAACTGCAAGTTGAATATCTTCTCTCCCTATTGCGAAGTTCTCCATTCTTGCGTAGCCTCTGCATTGAAGGTGAGTTCTCTAAAAACAAGTTGGTCAGTTTCACTTTTTGCATAGAGTTTGTTGCCATTTGCCAAGTACTGAAACTGGACCTTGTTACGGAACTTAATTTGGCTGGAACAGATTTGAGCTGTCTTTTGTACTCATACAATGATGCTCCACATGTATATGCCGGTCATGTACTCCCGTGCCTGCGAGATCTTGATATCGACTGCCTCCACGGGAATGAATGGGAACGGAAGTTTGTGAAGCATATAATCGAGGGCGCACCATCTCTTCAGTATGTGAGAATCTGGATTGACTCAGAGGAGACGTTGACGACCGGCCTGTTGAATGACTTTCTGTATCTGCAGCAAATATATCCACATCTCAACATTACATTTCTTCGAGAATGA
- the LOC116250226 gene encoding serine/threonine-protein kinase 1 isoform X1: MYSTVVIHSDDEEEAGVSDRQDDADLYATVVRRDDVENDDSYLPPLLQRLPKDFDAAVDDDGEDDEEIGGSGTVVIRRNRTPRKSYLRERNWGVSRKADQEEDPYSTFVVKSNENSPRDSFLGTMIRRTGGGGSGLPFAMVSGWRQEEGAAQGGFLQQRKDAFGVDEGTRKSVRKGSVSSVPDSVVVREDPSTKYELLNELGKGSYGAVYKARDLKTSELVAIKVISLSEGEEGYEEIRGEIEMLQQCNHPNVVRYLGSYQGEEYLWIVMEYCGGGSIADLMNITEEPLDEQQIAYICREALKGLSYLHSIFKVHRDIKGGNILLTEQGEVKLGDFGVAAQLTRTMSKRNTFIGTPHWMAPEVIQESRYDGKVDVWALGVSAIEMAEGLPPRSTVHPMRVLFMISIEPAPMLEDKEKWSLVFHDFVAKCLTKEPRARPTAIEMLKHKFIEKCKWGAYIMLPKIERAKQIKAAIAAQAPAVVSESSAVNEDYGDTVPSRPNRVLGEEGQDAVNVEDKLGQRSTTAVEEDTGAGDFGTFIVHTSETLRVTDMGAPTSTTNLATSSVKDSKIASSDVNGEESTEIMKEKAKETLELEVAADRKTLQDIAASEQSLQPDVSSHMLLGGGGTFKSSGHQGFALQDKLWSIYSAGNTIPVPFLKATDISPLALVSNHISSSESRAGSNFALEAIQELYNGESQSKKGRRSQNNEIPLPTSVSQRLAASSTLRNLAQALAYHKMCYEEMPLQGLQAAQEQQTIQNLSDTLRTILRL; the protein is encoded by the exons ATGTACTCGACCGTCGTGATCCACTCCGACGATGAAGAGGAAGCCGGAGTGAGCGATCGGCAGGACGATGCCGACTTGTACGCCACCGTCGTTCGGAGGGACGACGTCGAGAACGACGATTCCTACCTCCCTCCCCTCCTCCAACGCCTCCCGAAGGACTTCGACGCAGCTGTCGACGACGACGGCGAGGACGACGAAGAGATCGGCGGTTCGGGGACAGTCGTCATTCGCCGGAACCGTACGCCTCGGAAATCCTATCTCAGGGAGAGGAATTGGGGGGTTTCGAGGAAGGCCGACCAGGAGGAGGATCCCTACTCGACGTTTGTGGTGAAGTCAAACGAGAACAGCCCTCGCGATTCTTTTCTTGGGACAATGATCCGCCGGACTGGCGGTGGTGGAAGCGGGCTCCCGTTTGCGATGGTCAGTGGCTGGCGGCAGGAGGAGGGAGCTGCGCAGGGAGGGTTTCTGCAGCAGAGGAAGGACGCTTTTGGCGTCGATGAGGGTACGAGGAAGTCGGTGAGAAAGGGTTCAGTGAGCTCGGTTCCGGATAGCGTCGTCGTCAGGGAGGATCCTTCAACGAAGTATGAGTTGCTCAATGAGCTCG GGAAGGGCTCATATGGGGCTGTTTATAAAGCTAGAGATTTGAAGACGTCAGAGTTAGTTGCAATTAAAGTTATATCCCTAAGTGAAGGG GAAGAAGGTTATGAAGAAATCCGTGGTGAAATCGAAATGCTGCAGCAGTGTAATCATCCAAATGTTGTCCGATATCTTGGAAGCTACCAAGGAGAAGAATATCTTTGG ATAGTAATGGAGTATTGTGGTGGTGGAAGTATTGCTGATTTAATGAATATTACAGAAGAACCTTTGGACGAACAGCAGATTGCCTACATCTGTAGGGAAGCCCTGAAG GGATTATCATATTTGCACTCGATTTTTAAGGTTCATAGAGATATAAAAGGTGGCAATATCTTGCTGACAGAACAAGGAGAGGTAAAATTAG GGGATTTTGGTGTTGCTGCGCAGCTTACAAGGACTATGTCAAAACGCAACACG TTTATTGGTACTCCTCATTGGATGGCTCCTGAGGTTATTCAAGAAAGCCGTTATGATGGAAAG GTTGATGTTTGGGCCCTTGGTGTATCTGCAATTGAAATGGCTgag GGGCTTCCACCAAGATCCACTGTGCATCCAATGAGA GTACTGTTTATGATATCAATTGAACCTGCTCCTATGCTTGAGGACAAAGAAAAATG GTCTTTAGTCTTTCATGATTTTGTAGCAAAGTGCCTTACTAAGGAGCCTCGTGCACGTCCTACCGCAATAGAGATGCTAAAG CACAAGTtcattgaaaaatgtaaatGGGGAGCCTATATAATGTTACCCAAAATCGAAAGAGCTAAGCAGATCAAAGCTGCAATTGCTGCCCAAGCACCTGCAGTTGTTTCAGAATCTTCAGCTGTCAATGAAGATTATGGTGATACCGTACCATCCAGGCCCAACAGAGTTCTGGGTGAAGAGGGACAAGATGCAGTCAATGTTGAGGATAAGCTTGGACAGAGAAGTACAACTGCTGTTGAGGAAGATACAGGAG CAGGTGATTTTGGGACCTTCATAGTCCATACATCAGAAACTTTACGTGTCACAGATATGGGTGCACCAACTTCCACTACCAATCTGGCAACTTCCTCTGTCAAAGATTCCAAAATCGCTTCTTCAGATGTGAATGGAGAGGAGTCAACAGAAATTAT GAAAGAGAAGGCAAAAGAGACACTGGAATTGGAGGTGGCAGCCGACAGGAAAACCTTACAAGATATTGCTGCTTCAGAGCAAAGCCTGCAGCCAGATGTCTCTTCTCATATGCTGCTCGGTGGTGGTGGTACATTCAAGTCCTCAGGCCACCAAGGTTTTGCTTTGCAGGATAAG TTATGGTCCATCTATTCAGCTGGCAATACCATTCCTGTGCCATTTTTAAAAGCAACAGACATATCCCCACTTGCTTTGGTGTCAAACCATATAAGTAGTAGTGAATCTAGAGCTGGTAGTAATTTTGCACTGGAGGCTATTCAAGAGCTTTACAATGGTGAGAGTCAATCGAAAAAGGGCAGGAGGTCACAAAATAACGAG attcCTCTTCCAACAAGTGTGTCTCAAAGACTGGCAGCTAGTTCAACTCTTCGTAACCTCGCACAGGCCTTGGCCTACCATAAAAT GTGCTACGAGGAAATGCCGCTTCAAGGGCTGCAAGCTGCACAGGAGCAGCAAACCATTCAGAACCTTAGCGATACGCTTAGAACTATTTTGCGCTTGTAA
- the LOC116250775 gene encoding uncharacterized protein LOC116250775 has protein sequence MGSFVTTFLGGLGFIAVGCFRAFRASIAPPSPSISDKKRPFYSLELTLIAAVSFLFLLNSFVLIFKALEISDHLGFALQLQNSAVSSLFLLYSVVGIADFFTDCLPLSPSIRNLVALFAFLEEFLLFYYQKKDPAGVENRYFSLLLVPIAICICCIVLEISYPRSRFPGLGIGIGLILQGTWFLQMGFSFFTSWITHGCFLHERSRGDYSIKCKGHAEYHRSRAIATLQFNLHLAALVILTVGAYSILSRKMGTRDYDSYKRISRNEELQDMGNVNYGQFTLDSDEEEAVDEIIVEKQQPTSASAPKTNGLSNN, from the coding sequence ATGGGCTCATTCGTGACCACCTTCCTTGGTGGGTTAGGATTCATAGCAGTTGGATGCTTCCGAGCATTTAGGGCATCAATTGCTCCTCCTTCTCCCTCAATCTCAGACAAAAAACGGCCCTTCTACTCTCTCGAGCTGACCCTGATCGCTGCCGTAtcctttctcttccttcttaACTCCTTCGTCCTGATTTTCAAGGCGTTAGAGATCTCAGATCACCTTGGGTTCGCCCTCCAGCTCCAGAACTCCGCcgtttcctccctctttctcctctaTTCCGTCGTGGGTATCGCTGATTTCTTCACGGACTGCCTCCCGCTTTCGCCCTCGATCCGGAATCTCGTAGCCCTTTTTGCCTTCCTGGAAGAATTCCTCCTCTTCTACTACCAGAAGAAGGACCCGGCCGGAGTCGAGAATCGCTACTTCAGCCTTCTGCTGGTACCGATTGCTATCTGCATCTGCTGCATCGTTCTGGAGATCTCGTACCCTCGTTCTCGATTCCCTGGATTGGGGATCGGAATCGGCCTGATTCTTCAGGGTACTTGGTTTCTGCAAATGGGTTTCTCCTTCTTCACGAGTTGGATCACGCACGGTTGCTTTCTGCACGAGCGGAGCCGGGGAGATTACAGCATCAAGTGTAAAGGGCACGCTGAGTATCATCGAAGCAGAGCAATTGCCACTCTACAATTCAATCTGCATCTGGCTGCGCTCGTAATCTTGACGGTTGGGGCGTATTCGATACTGAGTAGGAAGATGGGTACTCGGGATTATGATTCTTATAAGAGGATCAGCCGGAACGAAGAGTTGCAGGATATGGGGAACGTGAATTATGGGCAATTCACGCTGGATTCAGATGAAGAGGAGGCAGTGGATGAGATAATTGTGGAAAAGCAGCAGCCAACGTCGGCATCTGCACCGAAGACTAATGGTTTGAGTAATAACTGA
- the LOC116249889 gene encoding uncharacterized protein LOC116249889 isoform X1, protein MDAEVMVPPLPSISATPTMDFYGLNIPPKWVSQETIQCIAREAAGRILVAERKAVRCQQDLAATKEEAVKMLVRMKQMMDSKIAEAEKESLVQSRQIKELEYQLMEAEDIILSLRTELSELLGKFDRRKGGLATSDEHIPKESAPVLEDAYNQKKFSSASPHPEPLKCTDEGTDANARITSGLQHGNNSRLCSAENRASMKNFDVQNPDLASIIMRHKETESCRNGCTQRIRAFENSLLSEHWPNPGGHTHRSSFLKNVCNVANAIEQPSAIPSAMAKQENKMTKSGGLTWPKQMIDVGGRTDARYSDMVFSTSFSRSKKNACQQSKFDNRNLPDQLLVSGPDTTKPFPQTMASVTSNTSRPGENNLREAVEKSDNDDSKHDLQPTYAESGKESPRECEENMVLSCNTKCSAGSTNADEFIQSDILNVSARNSDSECPVKEVNIHGHASGCPPVGSHGSGPGDGASILGSDMDNVKENVKCEDDSEACTLPSTKVIRSGGQGQESVNDMNPIKHDSGVSNGLGANPVEQSITGSELLLQNSDMEETHCKSVATPLRTVNDKFLKYTFHRKRKREVISNKTEEVVVEKKPCSKKRSARRRRILHKLPDFGQVMESSRDSRRLMQVARQLISLSEMRW, encoded by the exons ATGGATGCCGAG GTGATGGTTCCTCCGCTACCAAGCATTTCTGCGACACCAACTATGGATTTCTACGGTCTGAACATTCCTCCCAAATGGGTTTCTCAGGAGACCATACAGTGCATCGCCAGAGAAGCGGCGGGGAGGATTCTCGTTGCCGAGCGCAAGGCGGTTCGATGTCAACAGGACTTGGCTGCTACGAAGGAGGAGGCAGTGAAGATGCTCGTTCGGATGAAGCAGATGATGGATTCCAAG ATAGCTGAAGCGGAAAAGGAGTCATTAGTTCAGAGCAGACAGATTAAAGAGCTTGAGTATCAACTCATGGAAGCTGAAGACATAATCCTAAGCCTTAGAACTGAATTATCAGAACTTTTAGGAAAGTTTGACAGGAGGAAAGGTGGATTGGCGACATCAGATGAGCATATTCCAAAAGAAAGTGCTCCTGTCCTTGAAGATGCATATAATCAGAAGAAGTTTAGTTCTGCTTCTCCTCACCCTGAACCGCTTAAATGCACTGATGAGGGTACGGACGCTAATGCTAGAATTACAAGTGGTCTCCAACATGGAAACAACTCAAGATTATGCAGTGCAGAAAATAGGGCATCCATGAAAAATTTCGATGTACAGAATCCAGACTTAGCCTCAATAATTATGAGGCACAAAGAAACAGAATCATGTAGGAATGGGTGCACTCAACGAATTCGTGCATTTGAGAATAGCTTGCTTTCTGAACATTGGCCTAATCCTGGAGGACATACTCATCGGTCCTCCTTTCTGAAGAATGTTTGTAATGTTGCCAATGCCATCGAACAGCCTTCTGCTATTCCATCTGCTATGGCTAAACAGGAGAACAAAATGACAAAGAGTGGCGGTTTAACATGGCCAAAACAAATGATTGATGTTGGTGGAAGGACCGACGCTAGATATTCAGACATGGTTTTCTCTACATCCTTCTCAAGGAGTAAAAAAAATGCCTGTCAGCAGAGCAAGTTTGATAACAGGAATCTGCCAGATCAGCTCTTGGTTTCTGGTCCTGACACAACTAAACCTTTTCCTCAAACTATGGCAAGTGTGACATCTAATACATCCAGGCCAGGTGAGAATAATTTGAGAGAGGCTGTAGAAAAGTCTGATAATGATGACTCCAAACATGATTTGCAGCCAACGTATGCTGAAAGTGGTAAAGAATCTCCTAGAGAATGTGAAGAGAACATGGTTCTATCATGCAATACTAAGTGCAGTGCAGGTAGTACCAATGCGGATGAGTTTATCCAGTCTGACATTCTGAATGTATCTGCTAGGAATTCTGATTCTGAGTGTCCTGTCAAGGAGGTTAACATCCATGGCCATGCTTCTGGATGTCCTCCTGTTGGTTCTCATGGTTCTGGACCTGGTGATGGTGCCTCAATCTTGGGTTCAGACATGGATAACGTAAAAGAGAATGTTAAATGTGAAGATGATAGTGAAGCATGCACATTGCCTTCAACTAAAGTTATTCGTAGTGGTGGTCAGGGACAAGAAAGTGTTAATGATATGAACCCCATCAAACACGATTCTGGTGTTTCAAATGGTCTGGGAGCTAATCCTGTGGAACAAAGTATCACAGGATCTGAGTTATTGTTGCAAAATTCTGATATGGAAGAGACACATTGTAAATCTGTTGCGACTCCTCTTCGAACTGTAAATGATAAGTTTCTGAAATACACATTTCATAGGAAACGTAAAAGGGAAGTCATTTCCAACAAGACCGAGGAGGTTGTAGTGGAGAAGAAGCCATGCTCAAAGAAGAGGTCAGCTAGAAGACGCCGCATCTTGCATAAACTGCCTGACTTTGGTCAAGTAATGGAGTCATCTAGGGACAGCAGGCGATTAATGCAGGTCGCTCGTCAG CTCATTTCTCTGTCTGAGATGCGTTGGTGA